One Corythoichthys intestinalis isolate RoL2023-P3 chromosome 9, ASM3026506v1, whole genome shotgun sequence DNA window includes the following coding sequences:
- the hcfc1a gene encoding host cell factor 1a, protein MSVPGSAVTGTSASVLQPRWKRVLGWSGPVPRPRHGHRAVAIKELMVVFGGGNEGIVDELHVYNTATNQWFIPAVRGDIPPGCAAYGFVCDGTRLLVFGGMVEYGKYSNDLYELQASRWEWKKLKAKNPKNGPPPCPRLGHSFSLVGNKCYLFGGLANDSEDPKNNIPRYLNDLYILELRAGSSVVAWDIPITYGVLPPPRESHTAVVYTEKLSRKSRLIIYGGMSGCRLGDLWTLDIDTLTWNKPSVNGTAPLPRSLHSATTITNKMYVFGGWVPLVMDDVKVATHEKEWKCTNTLACLNLDSMCWETVLMDTLEDNIPRARAGHCAVSINSRLYVWSGRDGYRKAWNNQVCCKDLWYLETERPHAPARVQLVRANTNSLEVSWGAVSTADTYLLQLQKYDIPATPAAASPAMGSLPSQPVNSPKSPAPAAAAPSPQNLPQTAVLKVATQQSATGASVVTVRPTQPGKSPVTVTSLPPGVRMVVPATQGSPIGSSPQMSGMAALAAAAAATQKIPPSSAGTVLNVPAGATILKTVAVSPGTTTVKVASPVMVSNPATRMLKTAAAQVGTAGTSSPTTTTRPIITVHKSGAVTVAQQAQVVTTVMGGVTKTIALVKSPLTMGSGGTLISNLGKMMSVVQTKPVQTSAVTGQASTNPLTQIIQAKGPLPAGTILKLVTSADGKPATIITTSQAGGAGNKPTILNISGVSSNAAKQGPTIIKTIPMSAIMTQPGATGVTSSTGMKTPITILTTKVMTTGTPGKIITAVPKLGAAAGQQGLTQVVLKGAPGQPGTILRTVPMSTVGGVRLVTPVTVSAVKPTVTTLVVKGTTGVTSLGTVTGTVSTSLAGGTVDTANASLVTPITTLGTIATLSSQVISSPAITVSAAQTTLTSASTLPSSTITVQNQPTQVTLITTPSGVEAQPVQDLPVSILASPTSEQPSSSEAGAAGDGSGTVTLVCSNPPCETHDTGTTNTATTSSASIGAVQVCSNPPCETHETGTTSTATTSSATIGAGQVCSNPPCETHETGTTNTATTASSNMATLRVCSNPPCETHETGTTNTATTASASMGVQQVCSNPPCETHVTGTTNTSTQASSNMSESQTSTVQRVCSNPPCETHETGTTNTSSTATSSMGGDQTTSATGAVQRVCSNPPCETHETGTTNTATTATSSLETGEGTAAQQTEDVTEATSSTEEASSTATAVTATQGRAITTVTQSTPAPGPSVPSISSITEGVSTAASSTEEEPMQTEATAPAEVAPAEEEPTPMETQAEGDAATVDTAAVDAAAVATATALNLPSELMSEGQGATLMVTGLSDEELAVTAAAEAAAQAAATEEAQALAIQAVLQAAQQAVMNEGDASGEAQQTTGIPIMLTQQELAALVQQQQQLQEAQAAAQQGTVDTSMPTEGLAPADSLNDPSVESNGHSEMAAAVTSAVAALLPRTTAETLAPSSTFAPAVSVASPAKLQAAAALAEVANGIEGEKQAPQPTPVKPAVKKENQWFDVGIVKVTNMVVTHFYVPADDSQGDDDSGVIPDYSQMKKMELQPGTAYKFRVAGINACGRGTFSEISAFKTCLPGFPGAPCAIKISKSPDGAHLTWEPPSVTSGKIIEYSVYLAIQSNQTAEAKASTPAQLAFMRVYCGPNPSCLVQSSSLSNAHIDYTTKPAIIFRIAARNEKGYGPATQVRWLQESGKDGASAKPAPKRPGTSPDTKTTGPKKARTDQ, encoded by the exons ATGTCTGTCCCTGGTTCCGCGGTGACTGGGACCTCGGCGTCCGTTCTGCAACCGCGATGGAAACGGGTCCTCGGATGGTCGGGTCCCGTTCCCCGGCCCAGACATGGACACAGGGCTGTGGCGATAAAGGAACTGATGGTTGTGTTTGGCGGTGGAAATGAAGGGATAGTGGATGAATTACATGTCTATAATACCG CAACAAACCAGTGGTTTATCCCTGCTGTTCGTGGTGACATTCCACCTGGTTGTGCCGCTTATGGTTTTGTCTGTGATGGCACAAGATTGCTGGTATTTGGTGGTATGGTGGAATATGGAAAATACAGCAATGATCTCTATGAACTACAG GCCAGCAGATGGGAGTGGAaaaagttaaaagcaaaaaatcccAAAAATGGCCCCCCTCCTTGTCCCCGTCTTGGTCACAGTTTTTCCTTGGTGGGAAACAAATGCTACTTGTTTGGTGGACTCGCCAATGACAGCGAGGACCCAAAAAACAACATTCCCAG ATACCTGAATGATTTGTACATACTCGAGCTTCGTGCCGGGTCCAGCGTTGTCGCATGGGATATTCCAATCACATATGGAGTCCTGCCTCCTCCTCGAGAGAGCCACACTGCAGTGGTTTACACAGAGAAGCTGAGTAGAAAATCCCGACTGATCATTTATGGAGGGATGAGTGGATGCCGTCTTGGAGATCTATGGACTCTAGATATCG ATACCTTAACATGGAACAAACCATCAGTGAACGGCACAGCACCACTCCCTAGGAGTCTACACTCTGCCACTACAATCACAAATAA GATGTATGTTTTTGGTGGCTGGGTTCCTCTGGTAATGGATGATGTCAAAGTGGCCACACATGAAAAGGAGTGGAAATGCACAAACACCCTGGCCTGCTTAAATCTTG aCTCCATGTGCTGGGAGACGGTGTTGATGGACACCCTTGAAGACAACATTCCCAGGGCCCGTGCTGGCCACTGTGCTGTGTCTATCAATTCTAGACTTTATGTTTGGAGCGGCCGTGATGGTTACCGCAAAGCATGGAACAACCAAGTCTGTTGTAAAGACCTGTGGTACCTGGAAACTG AGCGGCCGCATGCCCCTGCTCGGGTGCAGTTGGTCCGTGCCAATACAAACTCCCTGGAAGTGAGCTGGGGTGCAGTTTCGACTGCAGACACATATTTGTTGCAGCTGCAGAAATATGACATCCCCGCAACTCCAGCTGCAGCCTCGCCAGCAATGGGTTCACTCCCCTCGCAACCTGTGAATTCTCCTAAGAGTCCCGCTCCAGCTGCTGCGGCCCCCTCTCCACAGAATCTGCCACAAACTG ctGTGTTGAAGGTTGCCACTCAGCAATCTGCCACAGGCGCATCAGTTGTCACAGTCCGCCCGACACAGCCTGGGAAATCTCCTGTCACTGTGACATCCCTTCCTCCTGGTGTCAGAATGGTTGTGCCAGCTACCCAAGGATCG CCAATTGGAAGCAGCCCTCAGATGAGTGGCATGGCAGCTTTGGCTGCTGCAGCTGCAGCCACACAGAAGATTCCGCCGTCCTCTGCTGGAACAGTCCTCAATGTTCCCGCAGGCGCCACAATTCTCAAAACAGTTGCCGTTTCCCCTGGCACAACCACAGTCAAAGTTGCTTCCCCAGTCATG GTTAGCAATCCTGCCACCCGTATGCTGAAGACTGCTGCAGCTCAGGTGGGCACCGCAGGCACGTCTTCCCCCACTACTACCACCAGGCCCATCATCACTGTGCACAAGTCTGGCGCGGTCACTGTGGCTCAGCAGGCCCAGGTAGTAACCACTGTGATGGGAGGAGTTACCAAGACAATCGCCTTGGTCAAGAGTCCCCTCACCATGGGCAGTGGTGGCACTCTG ATCTCCAACCTTGGCAAGATGATGTCAGTGGTCCAAACGAAGCCAGTGCAGACATCAGCTGTGACAGGCCAGGCTTCAACCAACCCTCTGACCCAAATAATTCAG GCAAAGGGTCCCCTGCCAGCTGGTACCATTTTGAAACTGGTGACTTCTGCGGATGGAAAGCCTGCAACGATCATTACCACCTCCCAGGCTGGAGGTGCCGGAAACAAGCCCACAATCCTTAATATCAGTGGAGTCTCTTCAAATGCAGCTAAACAGGGCCCGACTATTATTAAAACCATCCCGATGTCGGCCATCATGACCCAACCTGGAGCAACAG GTGTAACGAGCAGTACCGGGATGAAAACACCCATTACAATCCTCACGACCAAAGTGATGACCACTGGAACACCTGGCAAAATTATCACTGCAGTGCCCAAGCTAGGCGCAGCAGCTGGCCAACAGGGATTGACACAG GTCGTTTTGAAAGGTGCCCCGGGTCAGCCAGGGACTATTTTGCGCACTGTACCCATGAGCACAGTAGGCGGGGTTCGACTTGTTACTCCAGTGACGGTATCTGCCGTTAAACCCACTGTCACAACCCTAGTTGTCAAGGGAACAACTG GAGTCACCTCTCTTGGAACAGTGACTGGTACAGTCTCCACAAGCCTGGCAGGTGGCACTGTGGACACTGCTAACGCATCACTGGTTACTCCCATCACCACATTGGGGACCATTGCTACCCTTTCCAGTCAGGTCATCAGCTCACCTGCGATAACTGTGTCAGCTGCCCAGACCACTCTAACGTCTGCATCCACGTTGCCCTCCTCCACCATTACAGTGCAG AATCAACCCACCCAGGTGACTCTGATCACAACTCCCAGTGGTGTAGAAGCCCAGCCTGTGCAGGATTTACCAGTATCAATTCTGGCTTCACCCACTTCTGAGCAGCCCAGCTCCTCTGAGGCTGGAGCTGCTGGGGATGGGTCCGGGACTGTTACATTGGTCTGCTCTAACCCGCCGTGTGAGACGCACGACACCGGAACTACTAATACAGCCACGACATCGTCTGCCAGCATTGGTGCAGTGCAAGTTTGCTCCAATCCACCTTGTGAAACCCACGAAACAGGAACCACCTCCACTGCCACCACCTCCTCCGCTACAATTGGAGCAGGACAGGTCTGCTCTAACCCGCCCTGCGAGACCCACGAAACGGGAACCACCAACACAGCTACAACGGCATCCTCAAATATGGCCACTCTTCGCGTCTGTTCCAACCCGCCATGTGAAACCCACGAAACTGGAACAACCAACACGGCAACCACAGCCTCAGCTAGCATGGGAGTACAGCAGGTGTGCTCCAATCCTCCATGCGAGACTCATGTGACCGGTACCACCAACACATCCACTCAGGCATCTTCCAACATGAGTGAAAGCCAGACCAGCACAGTGCAGAGGGTTTGCTCCAACCCTCCTTGCGAAACCCATGAGACCGGAACAACGAATACGTCGTCGACGGCCACCTCCAGCATGGGAGGAGACCAGACCACTTCAGCAACTGGTGCCGTTCAAAGAGTTTGCTCCAACCCCCCTTGTGAAACACATGAAACCGGGACCACCAACACAGCCACTACTGCCACCAGCAGTCTTGAGACAGGAGAAGGCACAG CAGCTCAGCAGACAGAGGATGTAACCGAAGCCACCAGCAGCACTGAAGAGGCCTCATCCACTGCAACAGCTGTTACTGCCACCCAGGGCAGGGCCATCACTACTGTCACTCAGTCCACGCCTGCCCCCGGGCCATCCGTACCT TCAATCTCGTCAATCACCGAGGGGGTGAGCACTGCAGCTAGTTCAACTGAAGAAGAACCCATGCAGACTGAAGCAACCGCACCTGCAGAAGTGGCGCCTGCAGAGGAGGAACCCACTCCTATGGAAACTCAGGCAGAa GGAGACGCAGCAACAGTCGACACAGCAGCAGTCGACGCAGCAGCAgttgccacagccacagctttgAACCTGCCGTCTGAACTCATGTCTGAAGGCCAGGGAGCCACGTTGATGGTAACGGGACTGTCAGACGAAGAACTCGCCGTCACAGCGGCAGCAGAGGCCGCCGCTCAGGCAGCGGCTACTGAAGAGGCACAGGCACTGGCCATCCAAGCGGTCCTTCAGGCCGCCCAACAAGCTGTAATGA aTGAAGGCGATGCATCCGGAGAGGCTCAGCAAACAACCGGCATCCCCATCATGCTGACACAGCAGGAGCTTGCAGCACTggtccagcagcagcagcagctacAGGAGGCCCAGGCTGCCGCCCAGCAGGGCACCGTCGACACGAGCATGCCCACTGAGGGTCTCGCTCCGGCCGACAGCCTCAACGACCCCTCCGTAGAGAGTAACGGACACAGTGAGATGGCTGCTGCGGTAACCAGTGCGGTGGCCGCCCTACTGCCACGTACCACCGCTGAAA CACTTGCTCCTTCGAGTACATTTGCGCCAGCTGTGTCGGTGGCCAGTCCGGCCAAGCTGCAAGCAGCAGCTGCGCTCGCTGAAGTAGCCAATGGCATTGAGGGAGAG AAGCAAGCCCCTCAGCCGACCCCTGTGAAGCCTGCTGTAAAGAAAGAGAACCAGTGGTTTGATGTTGGAATTGTCAAAGTGACAAATATGGTTGTCACACACTTTTATGTACCGGCAGATGATTCTCAAGGAGAT GACGACTCTGGAGTCATTCCAGACTACAGCCAGATGAAGAAAATGGAGCTTCAGCCAGGAACGGCGTACAAGTTCCGTGTAGCTGGAATCAATGCATGCGGCCGCGGCACCTTCTCTGAGATCTCAGCTTTCAAGACTTGTTTGCCCGGATTCCCCGGTGCACCGTGCGCCATCAAAATCAGCAAG AGCCCCGATGGCGCTCACCTGACCTGGGAGCCTCCCTCAGTGACGTCAGGGAAGATCATCGAGTATTCCGTGTACCTGGCCATCCAGAGCAACCAGACAGCCGAGGCCAAGGCCTCTACCCCGGCCCAGTTAGCGTTTATGCGTGTGTACTGTGGACCCAATCCCTCTTGCCTGGTGCAGTCTTCCAGTCTCTCCAACGCTCACATCGACTACACCACCAAGCCAGCCATAATATTCCGCATCGCTGCCCGAAACGAGAAGGGCTATGGTCCTGCCACTCAAGTTCGATGGCTGCAGG